TTGGCTTTGTGTTCCTGGAGCTGACCAAGGAAGTCGCCACGGAGCGCTGCTCCCATCGCCCAGGCCATTTCATGCCCGCCAGCCTGGTCGATAGCCAGTTCGCCACGCTCGAACCTCCTTATGGCGAAGATCGCACTCTGGTGGTCGATGCAACCCAACCGATCAGCTCAATCGGCAAGCAAGCCGCCGACTGGTGGAAAGCGTCTAAAGCCGACTAAAGGCGTGAGCGCAAAAGACAGCGCTGTCTCATCGCCGCAACAGGTCGACGTGGCAGCGCCAACAGTAGCTCCATAAAAAACAATGACAACCGGAGAGACATCCAATGTTCGGCATGAGCCATGACACGTACCTGTTGGTCGATGCGGTGGTAACCATCATCGGCCTGATTTTGTTGATCACCAAGTTCAAGGTCCACCCTTTCATCGCGCTGACGATTGCCGCAGGCTTTCTCGGCCTGACCTCCGGCATGCCGGTGGACAAAGTGATGAAATCCTTCCAGGACGGCTTCGGTGGCGTACTGGGCTTCGTCGGTATCATCCTCGGCCTAGGCACCATGCTCGGCAAGCTAATGGCCGACTCCGGTGGTGCGGACCAGATTGCCCAGACCCTGATTCGGGTGTTCGGCAAACAGCGCGTGCACTGGGCGATGATGTTCGCCGCGTTTCTGGTGGGCATCCCGTTGTTCTTCGAGATCGGTTTCGTCCTGCTGATCCCGCTGGTCTACATCGTGGCGCGTCGCACTGGCGTGTCCATCGTCAAGATCGGCATCCCGTTGCTGGCTGGCCTGTCAGCCGTACACGGTCTGGTTCCGCCGCATCCGGGTCCGCTGCTGGCCATCGGGATCTTCGGTGCTGACATCGGCAAAACGATTTTCTACGGTCTGCTGGTTGCCCTGCCGACTGCGATGATCGCCGGTCCGATCTACGGCAAGTGGATTTCCAAATATGTACCCGGTACGCCATCCCCCGAACTGATGGAACAGATTGGCAAGGAATCCAGCAGTGACAACCTGCCGGGCTTCGGTATCACCCTGGTGACGATCCTGCTGCCGGTGTTCCTGATGCTGCTCAAGACGTTCGCCGATATCGTGGTCCCGGACGGCAATACCTTCCGCATCTGGATGGACTTCATCGGCCACCCGATCACCGCCCTGCTCGCCGCCCTGCTGCTGGCGTTCTACACCTTTGGCGCGGCCCGTGGCTTTGATCGCACCAAGATCATGAAACTGCTGGATCAGAGCCTGACACCGGTTGCAGCCATCGTGCTGATCGTCGGTGCTGGCGGTGGCTTCAAGCAGATGCTGGTGGCCAGCGGCGTGGGCGACCTGATCGGCCACATGGCAGTGCAGGCGCAGATCAACCCGATTATGCTGGCCTGGCTGGTGGCAGCGGTGATTCGCATCGCAACCGGTTCGGCAACCGTGGCGACCATTACCGGTGCGGGCATCGTTGCCCCGGTGGTCGGCCTGATTCCGGGCGTTAACCGCGAGCTGCTGGTGTTGGCGACGGGTGCGGGATCGCTGATCCTGTCTCACGTCAACGACGCGGGTTTCTGGCTGGTGAAACAGTACTTCAACATGACCGTGACCGAGACGTTCAAGACCTGGACCGTGATGGAAACCATCCTGTCGGTGGTGGGCATCATCTTTATCATGTTGTTGTCGATGCTGGTTTGAATTGAGTGATGTGTGACGACGCCTTGAACCGAGTGGCACCAACAGCATTTGCGGTGCGGCTTATTGAGGTTTCGCCCTGACGGTCGAGTCCTTTTGTTTCGGCAAAAGGACGAAACCATCTGCGCTGACGTCCGGCCCCTGCTTCGCAGCGGTTCCTTCGACTCCGGTGCCGTGGTGTGGGTACGCGCCGACGCGCCACCCCTGGCGCAACGGCGCTCGACCGGCATCCATGCCGGTCGCCCCACCCCACGACACCTGCGCTCAGCCTTCCGACGCGCGTTTGGCGGTGTCTGCCAGATCGCGGCACGGAAAGCGAAGATCAAAGCACGGGGCAAGGGCTGAACGCCGATTCCGTTAGAGCGATATTGCAACCCGAAATTCAGGGCGCAACACAGCAACAAATAACCTACCGCTTCATCCCGATCCGCTTGCGCATATCTGCGGTAATCGTCTGCTTCACCTTCGCATACCCCGCCCACGGATCGTCCTGATCTGCCAGCCGCTCCATGAAATTCTGAATATTCCAGCCATTGGCGCCTTTGAGCTGGGCGACTTCTTCGCGCAACACCGGCACTGAAATCGGTAGTCCATCCCGCGTACGCGCCGAGAATGCGCAGATCGTGGTGGCGCCCTGACTGTTGCGCAGGTAATCGATGAAGATCTTGCCGACCCGATTCTTCGGCCCGGACACTGCGGAAAATCGTTCCGGCAGTAACTTCGCCATATGCGTGACGATGGCCTGGCTGAACGCCTTGACCTCGTCCCAGCCAGCCTTGGGTTTGAGCGGCACGACAATGTGAATGCCTTTGCCGCCACTGGTCTTCAGGAACGACTTGAGGCCCAGCTCATCAAGAATGGTCAGGGTCAATTGCGTGGCTTCTACCATATGTTTCCAGGGCAAGGCCGGATCGGGGTCAAGGTCGAGGATAAAGCGGTCAGGATGGTCGAGATCCGCCGAAGTCGCATTCCAGGTGTGCAGTTCGATGGTGCTCATCTGCACCGCACCAATCAGCGCCTCGGGGTTGTCGATGATCATGATGGGCTGGCCAGCGTGTTCCTTGCCGAGACTGATCAGGCCTGGAATTGCCAGCTTGTCGGCGTTTTTCTGGAAGAACAGCTCACCGGCGATACCTTCCGGCGCCCGAACCAGCGCAACGGGCCGGTCCTGCAAATGCGGCGCGATCCATGGGAAAACCTGAGCGTAGTACTGAGCGAGCTGCATTTTCGTCGCGCCGCTGCTGGCATCGATGACCCGCTCGGGATGGGTGATGCGGATCTTGCCGTCGCCGGACGCTTTTTCGGCAGCTTTGGATTTAGAGGGAGCGGTTTTCGCGGATGGGCTCGAGTGTTGTTTCGCGCTACGGGGTTTCGGCTTCTCGACCGCAACCGCAGGCTTGGCCTGTTCTTCGCTGATCTGCGTGGCGGGCTTGTCGTCGCGCAAGCCATGGAACACTGCATGACGCACCGAACCTTCCCGAGTCATTTCGGCAAATGCCACTTCCGCCAATAACTCGGGTTTGAGCCAATGCACGCCTTTGGCTTCGAAGCCGGTGGGTGGATTGACCACCGGGGCGGTCTTGACTTCAAGAGGCTTGAGACGCGCGTGAATACTGCGCAGCGTGGCCTCGTTGAAACCGGTGCCGACTTTGCCCGCGTAACGCAATTCGCCACTGTCAGCATCATGCAGGCCCAGCAGCAAGGCGCCGAAAGCGTTGCGGCTGCCCTTGGGTTCGCTGAAGCCGACCACCACGAATTCCTGACGATGCTTGCACTTGAGCTTGATCCAGTCCGAGCTGCGTCGCGACTGATAGAGGCTGCCAACGCGCTTGCCGATCAAACCTTCCATCTTCATCTGACAGACGCTGTTGAGCATGTTGTCCGCCGACTCGCTGAAGTCCTCGGAAAAACGCAGTGCGTCATCGGTGCCGCGTTGCAGAACTGCCGCCAGCGCGGCGCGGCGTTGTTCGAGCACCACCTCGCGCAAATCCATGCCATTGAGATACGGCATGTCGAACAGGTAAAACACGATGCTGTCGTGGCTTCCGCTTTCAAATGCATTCTGCAGCGCCTGAAAATCCGGCATACCGTCTTCGTCGGCAACCACCACTTCGCCGTCCAGCCAGGCGGACTCCAGGCCAAGGTTCTTCAAGGCCTTGGTCTGGCGCGGCATTTTTGCGCTCCAGTCATGGCCGTTGCGGGTAAACAGCTGGACCTTGCCATGATCAATGCGGGCCATGATGCGGTAACCATCGAACTTGAGCTCATAGCGCCAGTCACCGCCGGGCGCGCTTTCCACCAGCGTCGCCAATTCGGGCTTGATGGTTTCCGGCAACCGGGCGACCTGAGCGCCGGTCAGGGCGATGGCTGGCGGGGCTGTGGCATTCTTTTTTGCAATTTGTTTCGGGGGTTTTGCCGGGGCTTTTTCTGTGGCGCGCTTCTTTGCGATCAGGCTGCGCTCGCTCAGGACGCTATCCGGCTGGTCTTCGACAATGTCGTATTCAGCCTTGGCGCGGGCGAAGGAGTCCTTGGATTTGATCAGAAACCACTGTTCCTGCTTACCCTCCAAATGAGTGCGTACCAGGTTCCACAGGCCGCCGAGCTTTTCCCCTTCGAGCTGGAATTTGAGCCGGCCTTTTTCATATGCGGCAACAGGATCGCCCTGGGGAATCCAGACGCCGCGATCCCAGACAATCACATGGCCCGCGCCGTAATGACCTTGCGGAATATGGCCTTCGAAGGCGGCGTAATCCAGTGGGTGATCTTCCACATGCACGGCCAGGCGCCGGACTGTCGGGTCCAGACTAGGGCCTTTGGGCACCGCCCAGCTTTTGAGTGTTCCGTTTATTTCCAGGCGAAAGTCATAATGCAGGCGAGTAGCATCGTGCTTCTGGATACAGAATTGTAAGGCATGCTCGGCATCCGATTTCCTACGAGACTTGACGCCTTTTTCGCTTTTATTGCCAGAAGGCTCCGGCGTAGCTTCAAAGTCACGCCTAAGCTGATACTCATCCAGGGATCTGTTCATGGTTCACCTCTGCGCATTGCAATAAAGAGCAAAGCGGTCGGTGATAGTTCAGCGCCGGGGAATGAAAGCTTTGTTAGCTCCCCAGTAAACTCGGGCATTTGCAAGCAAAAACAGGCAGAATTAGCGTACTCACCACGTCAGTGATTCAAATACCCGTGACAGAAGAACGAGCCAAGGGAATTAAATTCACCCCGGCACCGTCATACTGATGGACGCATTTGGATGTACTCGGCAATATTCACCACGCAAAGGCAAACGCCAGCTTCTTGGTAGAGGCGTTTCAAGAGGCCATCAAGGAAAAGATTATGTTGATACTCACCCGCAAAGTAGGCGAAAGCATAAACATTGGTGACGAGATCACCGTCACGATTCTTGGCGTTCAGGGTCTTCAGGTCCGGCTAGGCATCAATGCTCCAAAAAATGTTTCTGTGCATCGTGAAGAAATCTACAAACGCATCCAGGCGGAGCTCGCGCCCAACCAAGACCCACAATGAATTCGTAGCGTCACCCAAATTCAAGCCGACCTGCCTCATCGTTGCGGGCAGATCGGCCGCACGGCGTCCACTATGACGCCGTTTTTTATGCCTGGGATTCAGGTATTTGTGGAGCGAGCTTGCTCCCCCAAGGCATCCGCTACCATTTGTCTGACTTCCAGAACTCTGCGAAAAAATCACCCCTCCATCTCAAGTAAGCATTGAGACCGACGCTGAGCCCGTTGTCGCCGCTGTCGTTGTGAGCTGAGCTCGTCTTCTTTTGGTGAACCCGAATGGACGGTGAATAAGAAATGAACACAACTTCTGAGAACTCGCCCGGCAATACCCAACACAAAAGCGCGCCGCCCGAGGAACATCTGCAGCACTTGCAGGATGATGCAAAGGCTGCTTTGGAGAGTGCCAAGGAGCACGGAACGGCACAGTTCGAGCAGTATCGGGACACCGCTGCCGAACAGATCACTGCACTGGCGCAAGGTGCGCAGTCGGCTGCGCAACAAATGGAAGGCAGCGATACCCTGGGGCTCTCGCACTACGTCACTGACATCGCGCAGGACATGGCGACCCTGGCTGACAACCTGCGGGGCAAAAGCGCTGACGAACTGTTGCAGCAGGCGGGCAAACTGGCGCGGGACAATCCGGCGCTGTTTCTGACCGGCAGCGTTGCGCTGGGCTTTGGCCTCTCGCGTTTCCTGCGGGCATCGAGCCCTTCGCCCACGTCTTCGTCAACCTCCCCGATAAAGTCTTCTGAGCCAAGTGATGCGGCGGGTGAGCGTTACCAGACCGGAATCAATCCGGCCATCGCCGCTGACGAAGAGCTGCCCGTCACGCCACCGCATACCGATGACGTTTATCACAGCGCCCGGCCTGGCATTCCAGACCGCTCGGCATCGCCCGACGCAGCAGGTCCTGGCAGTTCATCGGCTGCGTACGTACCTGTCGATCCATTGGGCAGCTCTGCGACCTGTCCCGACACCGACGCATCGGCCCGCCAACCGGACGAGGTGCCTAAAGGCGGTTCTTCCAGAGGAGACCTGTAATGGCCACGACACCCAATATGCCTCCCACCGGTTCTGAGAACGAGACTTCGGTGCTGGGCCTGATCCGTCAGCTGGCCCACGAAGTGCCGGCACTGGTCACCAAGGAACTGGCCCTGGCCAAGGCCGAACTCAGGGAAACCGTCGAGACCACCAAGGCCGGTGTGGCCGCAGTCAGCGGCGGTGCCGTCGTGATGCTAGCGGGTTTGATCATCGTTTTGCTTGCCGCGGTGTATGCGCTGGCGATGGTCATGCAGCCTTGGCTCGCCGCGCTGATCGTCGGCGTAGTGGCCATGGTCGTCGGCTTCATGATGGTCCAGTCCGGCAAAAAACAGTTCGAAGCCTCGAACCTTAAGCCTGAACGCACGGTTAACTCATTACAGAAAGACAAGGAAGCCATCCAGAGGAAAGTCTCATGAGCATTGATAGCAGCTTTGAAAGCAGCCTTGAAACGAAGGAATCCTTTGCCGTGGAATCCGAAAAAAGTCCGGAAACCCTGGAGCGTGAGATCGACGCCCAACGTTCGAGCATCGGCAATATCGTCGACGCTCTGGAAAGCAAATTCTCCCCCGGCCAACTGGTCGACCAAGCCTTGGCGTATGCCAAAGACAATGGCGGCGAGTTCTTCGGCAATCTGGGCAGCACGATCAAGGCCAATCCCGTGCCGACCGTGCTCACCTCGGTAGGCCTGCTGTGGCTGATGCTGGGTCAGAATCGCAGCCCTGCGCCCTCTTCCGCAGCTACCGGTTCCGGGACTTCCAGCCTCGGCCATCTCGGTGAGCAGATCAGTGACATGGCCCATAACGTGACTGACTCACTGGGCAGTGCGCGCAGTCGTATCGAAGAGACCGCTCATCGCATGAAAGACAAGGCCAGCGATGTGACCGACAAGGCCAGCAACCTGACCGGCAGCGTCAGCGACAAGCTCTCGTCCGCCGGACAACGGCTGAACATGGGCAGTCACGACGCCAGCGACGCCTTGCAGGAACAAGCCCGGAAGGCGCAATCGAGCGTCAATTACATGCTGCGTGAACAGCCATTGGCCCTGGCGGCCATCGGCATCGCGCTGGGCGCAGCAATAGGCGCGGCGTTGCCTGCGACCCAACGGGAAAACCAGTTGATGGGTCAAGCCAGCGATCACCTGACCGACAAGGCCAGGCAAGTCGCGACCGAAGGTTACGACAAGGTCAAGGAAGTGGGCGCTGATCTTGCGGGCCAGGCCAAATCGATCGCCTCATCAGCAAGCTCGGGCAACACGGGCACCATGGAGTTCAGCAGCCCGAGTAAAACCGCGCCCAATGCGGGGACCGGTCTGGGCTAAACAAAAAGCCACCAGCACAGGTGCGTAAAACAGGAATCGGGCCGTAATGGCCCGATTCTTTTTACCTATCCCGTCATTTAGGTCTGGTGAGTTGCTGGACGATCTTGTCCTTGATCTCCAGGCGTTTTTCCTTGAGTTTTTTCAGTTGATCATCGCTGATATTGCCCGCTGAACCGGATTCGGCATCGAGCACGCCAGTATCTATCTGGCTGTAATCAATGAGCAGCTTATTGAGTTTCCCGTCGCCTTCCGTGCGCTCGGCAACCTGCGCCCTGGTAAGCCCCAAATCCTTGTACAAATCGTGTTTGACCGGCATAGCGACACCTCTCTTCTTGCTGCGATGATCTTAAAGGTATGAGGCTGGGCACTGTCTTAGGTTCGATGCAATCGTCATTGCTCACGCAGACGCCGCGCTTCATAGGCCTTCAAATGAGTGTAGGCAAACTCGAGTACTGACAGCTCACCCGATGCCAAGCCCTGTGCATCACGCCGGGCCAGCAGGTCACCGAGGACATGTTCGGCCTCAGTGGGCGCCCCGCGCTCGATGTCGCGCAGCATCGACGCCATCATTTTCGAGCCCGGCGCAGTGAGCATTTTCAACAGTCGCTGACGAACCGGTTCACGCAGTGGAAAGCCGCCAGCCGCCGCGACGCTGGCACATTCTGCGAACAACCTGACGATCAACGGTTTGCCATCGGCGACCAATACATCGCCGAGACTGGCCCGCATGGCGCAGGTAATACCGGCGCCGGTGGCGATGAAGCACCACTTCTCCCACATTTCCTGGACGATGAACTGGCTCAGACTGGCCTCGAAGCCGGCATCGGCCAGGGCCTCCGCCACGCGCAGGATGCGCGTGGTCAAGGCGCCGCTCAGCTCGCCAAACGACAGCTGATTGGTGTCATTCAAATGCAGGATCGCACCCGTAGCGTCCCGATCCAGGGAAATCAGGCACTGGCCGCCCAGCACGTTCGCGCCGTCGAACCGCGCGCAAAGCCGGTCCAGATGCGCCATGCCGTTGAGCAACGGCAGGATTGCCGTGTCGGGACCGACGGCTGCAGCGAACGAGTCCATGGCCGCATCGAGATCGTAAGCCTTGCAACTGAGAATGATAAGGTCATACGGATCGCCAAGCATCTGCGTCAATACGTGGGGCGGCGATGGGTACTGGATGTTGCCCAGCGGGCTGCGCACCACCAGACCGTCGCGATTCAGCTCCTCGGCGCGGCCGGGACGCACCAGAAAGGTCACATCGCGTCCGGCCTCAAGCAACCTGCCACCAAAATAACCGCCTATCGCTCCTGCCCCAACGATCAGAATCCGCATGATGTCGTTCTCCTGTCAGTCTGCTCGCGCCCACCCAAGTATCGAGAGTAGTGGATGTACAACCGCTGCTCAACGAATGATCAATAGCGAGGAGGTAACGCAGGACAAAAAAAATCCCGGGCCGC
This genomic window from Pseudomonas sp. G.S.17 contains:
- a CDS encoding GntP family permease, which translates into the protein MFGMSHDTYLLVDAVVTIIGLILLITKFKVHPFIALTIAAGFLGLTSGMPVDKVMKSFQDGFGGVLGFVGIILGLGTMLGKLMADSGGADQIAQTLIRVFGKQRVHWAMMFAAFLVGIPLFFEIGFVLLIPLVYIVARRTGVSIVKIGIPLLAGLSAVHGLVPPHPGPLLAIGIFGADIGKTIFYGLLVALPTAMIAGPIYGKWISKYVPGTPSPELMEQIGKESSSDNLPGFGITLVTILLPVFLMLLKTFADIVVPDGNTFRIWMDFIGHPITALLAALLLAFYTFGAARGFDRTKIMKLLDQSLTPVAAIVLIVGAGGGFKQMLVASGVGDLIGHMAVQAQINPIMLAWLVAAVIRIATGSATVATITGAGIVAPVVGLIPGVNRELLVLATGAGSLILSHVNDAGFWLVKQYFNMTVTETFKTWTVMETILSVVGIIFIMLLSMLV
- the ligD gene encoding DNA ligase D — encoded protein: MNRSLDEYQLRRDFEATPEPSGNKSEKGVKSRRKSDAEHALQFCIQKHDATRLHYDFRLEINGTLKSWAVPKGPSLDPTVRRLAVHVEDHPLDYAAFEGHIPQGHYGAGHVIVWDRGVWIPQGDPVAAYEKGRLKFQLEGEKLGGLWNLVRTHLEGKQEQWFLIKSKDSFARAKAEYDIVEDQPDSVLSERSLIAKKRATEKAPAKPPKQIAKKNATAPPAIALTGAQVARLPETIKPELATLVESAPGGDWRYELKFDGYRIMARIDHGKVQLFTRNGHDWSAKMPRQTKALKNLGLESAWLDGEVVVADEDGMPDFQALQNAFESGSHDSIVFYLFDMPYLNGMDLREVVLEQRRAALAAVLQRGTDDALRFSEDFSESADNMLNSVCQMKMEGLIGKRVGSLYQSRRSSDWIKLKCKHRQEFVVVGFSEPKGSRNAFGALLLGLHDADSGELRYAGKVGTGFNEATLRSIHARLKPLEVKTAPVVNPPTGFEAKGVHWLKPELLAEVAFAEMTREGSVRHAVFHGLRDDKPATQISEEQAKPAVAVEKPKPRSAKQHSSPSAKTAPSKSKAAEKASGDGKIRITHPERVIDASSGATKMQLAQYYAQVFPWIAPHLQDRPVALVRAPEGIAGELFFQKNADKLAIPGLISLGKEHAGQPIMIIDNPEALIGAVQMSTIELHTWNATSADLDHPDRFILDLDPDPALPWKHMVEATQLTLTILDELGLKSFLKTSGGKGIHIVVPLKPKAGWDEVKAFSQAIVTHMAKLLPERFSAVSGPKNRVGKIFIDYLRNSQGATTICAFSARTRDGLPISVPVLREEVAQLKGANGWNIQNFMERLADQDDPWAGYAKVKQTITADMRKRIGMKR
- the csrA gene encoding carbon storage regulator CsrA, with translation MLILTRKVGESINIGDEITVTILGVQGLQVRLGINAPKNVSVHREEIYKRIQAELAPNQDPQ
- a CDS encoding phage holin family protein; protein product: MATTPNMPPTGSENETSVLGLIRQLAHEVPALVTKELALAKAELRETVETTKAGVAAVSGGAVVMLAGLIIVLLAAVYALAMVMQPWLAALIVGVVAMVVGFMMVQSGKKQFEASNLKPERTVNSLQKDKEAIQRKVS
- a CDS encoding DUF3618 domain-containing protein, which gives rise to MSIDSSFESSLETKESFAVESEKSPETLEREIDAQRSSIGNIVDALESKFSPGQLVDQALAYAKDNGGEFFGNLGSTIKANPVPTVLTSVGLLWLMLGQNRSPAPSSAATGSGTSSLGHLGEQISDMAHNVTDSLGSARSRIEETAHRMKDKASDVTDKASNLTGSVSDKLSSAGQRLNMGSHDASDALQEQARKAQSSVNYMLREQPLALAAIGIALGAAIGAALPATQRENQLMGQASDHLTDKARQVATEGYDKVKEVGADLAGQAKSIASSASSGNTGTMEFSSPSKTAPNAGTGLG
- a CDS encoding DUF465 domain-containing protein encodes the protein MPVKHDLYKDLGLTRAQVAERTEGDGKLNKLLIDYSQIDTGVLDAESGSAGNISDDQLKKLKEKRLEIKDKIVQQLTRPK
- a CDS encoding ketopantoate reductase family protein, translating into MRILIVGAGAIGGYFGGRLLEAGRDVTFLVRPGRAEELNRDGLVVRSPLGNIQYPSPPHVLTQMLGDPYDLIILSCKAYDLDAAMDSFAAAVGPDTAILPLLNGMAHLDRLCARFDGANVLGGQCLISLDRDATGAILHLNDTNQLSFGELSGALTTRILRVAEALADAGFEASLSQFIVQEMWEKWCFIATGAGITCAMRASLGDVLVADGKPLIVRLFAECASVAAAGGFPLREPVRQRLLKMLTAPGSKMMASMLRDIERGAPTEAEHVLGDLLARRDAQGLASGELSVLEFAYTHLKAYEARRLREQ